One segment of Candidatus Schekmanbacteria bacterium DNA contains the following:
- a CDS encoding tRNA1(Val) (adenine(37)-N6)-methyltransferase: MVLKKSKDKEDLTVDTISNPSLTIMQSKQGYRFSLDPIILADFFIKSKFKAHNIVDLGTGTGIIPLLISSKTKKTKIVGIEIQETLYNLAKENVKLNSMEKRIDIIKGDIKKIGKILPAEKFDAVMSNPPFREPKSGRLSNNAEKTIARHEILCTLKDILKASFFLLKAGGALFMIFHPRRLGELFSELRKSRFEPKIVRFVHSNKDSDAVMVLIKAKKGGNPGLKVLKPLYVYEKEKTYSEEMKKIYGIESI, from the coding sequence ATGGTTTTAAAGAAAAGTAAAGATAAGGAAGATTTAACAGTTGATACGATTTCTAATCCTTCTTTGACGATTATGCAGAGTAAACAAGGATATCGTTTTTCTCTTGACCCTATTATCCTTGCAGATTTTTTTATTAAATCAAAATTCAAAGCACACAATATAGTAGATCTTGGAACAGGCACCGGAATAATACCTCTGCTTATATCATCGAAAACAAAAAAGACAAAAATCGTTGGAATAGAAATACAGGAAACTTTATATAATTTGGCAAAAGAAAATGTAAAGCTCAACAGTATGGAAAAAAGGATAGATATTATTAAAGGCGACATAAAAAAAATAGGCAAAATACTTCCTGCAGAAAAATTTGATGCTGTTATGTCAAATCCTCCCTTTCGTGAGCCAAAAAGTGGAAGACTTAGCAATAATGCAGAAAAAACAATAGCCCGGCATGAAATCCTGTGCACCCTTAAAGACATATTAAAAGCATCCTTTTTTCTTCTCAAAGCAGGAGGTGCTCTTTTTATGATTTTTCATCCTCGACGCTTGGGTGAACTTTTCTCTGAACTAAGAAAGTCAAGATTTGAACCTAAAATTGTAAGATTTGTTCATTCAAATAAAGATAGTGACGCTGTAATGGTATTGATTAAAGCAAAAAAAGGGGGTAACCCGGGACTAAAAGTATTAAAACCGCTCTATGTATATGAAAAAGAAAAAACTTATAGCGAAGAAATGAAAAAAATA